A genomic stretch from Alosa sapidissima isolate fAloSap1 chromosome 3, fAloSap1.pri, whole genome shotgun sequence includes:
- the LOC121704616 gene encoding urotensin-2 receptor yields MNMGTAGRHSTTPWTLENSSLNEFVNASPPVPYAEQSESFNDVFITSLIGTVLTGMFLIGVVGNVYTLVVMNISVRVTGSMYVYIVNLALADLLYLFTIPFVVCTYFAKDWYFGDIGCRIIFSLDFLTMHASIFILTIMSTERYLAVVNPLDTFGRSRSYRRMVTCVVWIVSFLLALPTMIMIDLKSSIDKKGVLKRMCHPTWQISAYKVYLTVLFNTCILAPGLIIGYLYLKLARTYWVSQTTVVTAEGVTSCPKQKVLYMIFSIVLTYWACFLPFWLWQLLSIYYFGNGDLSHRTMVYVNFIVTCLAYSNSCINPFLYTLLTKNYQEYVRDRQKRGMGFRRKLRHSSQRSVSSASHQFTNTMTLTPQNGEPDALSKL; encoded by the coding sequence ATGAACATGGGCACAGCGGGACGGCATTCAACTACTCCATGGACTCTGGAAAACTCGTCCTTAAATGAATTTGTCAACGCATCTCCACCCGTCCCTTATGCGGAACAATCTGAATCGTTTAACGATGTTTTCATAACATCTTTAATAGGGACGGTGCTCACTGGGATGTTTTTGATCGGGGTTGTTGGGAATGTGTATACCTTGGTCGTTATGAATATATCTGTCCGAGTGACAGGATCTATGTATGTCTACATCGTCAACCTGGCTCTAGCGGATCTTCTGTATCTCTTTACCATTCCCTTTGTAGTTTGCACATATTTTGCAAAGGACTGGTACTTTGGAGACATTGGATGCCGGATTATTTTCAGTCTGGACTTCCTTACCATGCACGCCAGCATCTTCATTCTGACTATCATGAGTACGGAGAGGTACCTGGCGGTCGTCAACCCCTTGGACACGTTCGGAAGATCCAGGAGTTACAGGCGGATGGTCACCTGTGTGGTGTGGATAGTGTCGTTCCTACTGGCGCTGCCAACTATGATCATGATAGACCTTAAAAGTAGCATCGACAAGAAAGGTGTTCTGAAAAGAATGTGTCATCCAACCTGGCAGATCAGTGCCTACAAAGTCTACCTGACAGTTTTGTTTAACACCTGCATCCTGGCTCCTGGACTCATCATTGGCTATTTGTACCTTAAATTAGCAAGAACTTACTGGGTTTCACAGACTACTGTTGTCACAGCTGAAGGTGTGACCAGTTGCCCCAAGCAGAAGGTACTTTATATGATCTTCAGTATTGTTCTAACTTACTGGGCATGCTTCCTACCATTTTGGCTGTGGCAGTTACTCAGTATATACTACTTTGGAAATGGAGACCTCTCTCATAGGACAATGGTATATGTGAACTTCATTGTGACTTGTCTGGCCTACAGTAATAGTTGCATCAACCCATTTCTGTACACACTATTGACAAAGAATTACCAGGAATATGTGAGGGATCGTCAAAAGCGAGGTATGGGATTCAGAAGGAAGTTAAGGCACTCATCACAGAGGTCAGTGTCCTCAGCAAGTCATCAGTTTACCAATACTATGACCCTCACTCCTCAAAATGGTGAGCCAGATGCACTCAGTAAGCTCTGA